Part of the Vigna radiata var. radiata cultivar VC1973A chromosome 11, Vradiata_ver6, whole genome shotgun sequence genome is shown below.
AAAATACAACTATCTTGAAGCAACCACTCCAACAAccttttcaatttaattgaCATTAATAGTTTTTAAGTCAGTCATAAATCAATGGAATTGGTGAGTTgcttaaattttcaaacaaaaaaccTATTTGTTGAATCTTAAGAACTTTTCACCATATCATGCTTCCAAAAAGTTTGCCTAAGATATgcaattaattcttatttttaatattattagttatgtGAGATgtttattgtatttcttatatcaaaacatatatttttacttgTCAATATGAAAGTAAATACTAATTATTGATgcaataagaattttaaaagacAGTCATTTTTACAAAATGGATCATAATTTGACCTTCTATAAGTAACATTCTATCTCTAACAacatataatcaaaatttagtttttaagaaattgaatCTTGaactaaattttgatttttcttttcatttaaaaaaagtaagaaaaatatttttagtagaaaaaaaaatatttataaaaaatacacacAATTAGAAATCTAATTCTGAACATAAATAACAATGAGTTTTATGTTTGTAAACAATGTATTATTTGGAAAAAGTAAatgggaaaaaagaaaaaaaaaatctgaatcTTAAAGCCTTTGAATGGGCAATGCTTCATAAGATGGCAACACATGTTCTTCTCATGAAGAAAGTTTTGTGCATGTGATGCAATGGTTATTgggtttaaaaaattaattaaataaatcagaACAACaaccaccatcatcatcatcatcataataataataataataataataataataataataataataagggttaaatatgtttttagttcctttGGGGCGagtttggttttagttcctctttcaaactaaggtataatttagtccttcaactttagaaaactttagtttagtcatttttatcaaaaatttttaactttatttgttgtttcaaatgcgtttttcagttaacattgaagcaaaaatgtgtcaaacagtgtaaacaatccaaatgctataatgaaacgtgcttgaaacaacaaataaagttaaaaaaatttgataaaaatgactaaaaccaaaattttctaaaattaaaagactaaattgtaccttaatttgagagagagactaaaaccaaaattgtcctaaaatatagggactataaagatatttaaccctaataataataataataataataataataataataatattttttcctttgaattaaatatgtttatgcTAAACACActatatatgtttttagttttaaatatatatttttattcccaagtaaatatgtgattttattttgttaataatttaaaaaatacaaaagaaatcgTTAGATGAATTGTTAAGATGACAACACTCATTTGAAGAAAGTGGCTGAACTGCCTTTCCATATGCATAGTAGGTCAACAACCAACAACCCCATTTTTGatgttcttccttctcttcatttttcaaatACCACCAACTCAAAGTCCACAAAtcttaaatcttaaatttataagatgaaagaacaaaatcaccaaacacaaacacaaatgtataatttaatatctttaatttgaaGACAATGTTCAAACCAGAGATAATCAAAAGATATGGtgtcaaaatcaaatcaaaatctaCCACAAAGTAagcattaaaaaattgaaaccatTAGTCAAAAAGATTTGGATTACTTCATTATATCACTgcatttttaatcatttatcaATGCATCAAATACTAATATTTTCTTaagtatttttcaaaacatagTTTTGAGCagaataatgattaaaaataacacCCTTTTCAAATGGATAGCTAAACTTCAAATGTTTCATAGTAATTTATTAGAAATCTTATTTGATGATAGAAATTGCGCGATAAACTTTAAATTGTGCAATGAATCTACTTTACATTAAGACTTTTAGAGTTCATAAAGTCTTTGTTTGGTATGATgctatattatttttctgagtttTATGCAGATTTGTAGCTGATTTTCTTCTGTGGAGGGATTTGTGCTGGTTTTTGATGTCttgcaaattatttttaatctttgaaaaGTGCATCATGTCATCATTctagtttcttcttttttaaatacttcatcaattaaataatttaatttgtatgaaCTGTACAAAGACATTAAAGTGGGACAATATAcccattgtaaaaaaaatattagttatgttgaaataaattgaaaacgATTAAAACTCAGTGGCTAAGGTGggcaaaataattttattttcaaaaaatatactacgatatatttttacattcatttcacatataatataagggtaaaatgattataaaaatgtaaggttttgtattttttcaaacaaaaagagagaaaaaaaagtaggaaaatattttcttaacaactttttttaataatttttttcaaccgTTTATGTAGTAATTCGTGATtaatccgttttaaatatacaaaccaacaaaataataatatataatgtgtcaaaaaattgttaaaaaaaattattaatatatcatgattaaaaaagcaaataaaaataatgtcaaataaacgtaaaaaaattagatttttcaaataattctttttttcttaacgTAACAACAAACTTATCTCacagaaatttgaaatttgtgaTGACAATGTTTTTGCTATATTATTCATTCCTAAGAAAAGTGCACTTGTGGTCCTTTTTGGTTTTGTCCAAAAATCAACCTACCTTCAAATTTTCTTGAAGATTGACAATGAAATTTTTGTCTTTGACGACCATCTCCTTCCTACTCTAGAGCGAGTAACTTGAACTACACCTTTTCTAGATATTGCTTCATTTCTTGGTAGAAGTATAGGGAAGAAACATATAAATAGGCAGAAACAGGAACGATGAAACGTGAAAGTAAAGGTTGAGTCTTTCGcaagtttttatatatagttgGCATTTGGGTGTTGCATTTAGTGAAAATTAAGGAGAGGCAATGGGAAAGAGCAAGGTTCTTGTTGTGGGGGGAACTGGGTATGTGGGAAGGAGGATAGTGAAGGCAAGTCTAGAACAAGGGCATGAAACCTATGTTCTTCAACGTCCAGACTTAGGGTTAGATATCGACAAGTTGCAGATGCTGCTTTCATTCAAGAAGCAAGGTGCTCATCTTGTGAAGGCTTCTTTTTCTGATCACCAGAGCTTGGTGGATGCTGTGAAACTTGTCGATGTTGTCATTTGCACCATGTCTGGAGTTCATTTTCGCTCTCACAACTTGTTGTTGCAGCTTCAACTTGTTGAGGCCATCAAAGTTGCAGGAAATGTCAAGGTATGCATTTTTCCTGTATACTAAAACGGTGTTCTCATGGATCATGTTATAGTATACTCTTTCTGTAAGTTCATTAAAACTACTTAAGCACAGATAACATAGTTAGACAAGAAGATTcaataagatatataattttcaataaattttaaggAATAAAAGAATGTGTTAAACAAGTGTTCGAGTTAATCTTACTGATAGAGTCGTAGAACGTTAAGGCACGCAACCCTTCTTAAATCAGTGTTTTGTAGCCTTCAAGTCTTAAAAGACAAATCAATTATATGATGCCAAATTCAGCAAAAGGTATGCTCTAAATTGGTTAGGTGCAAATGTTACTGACAAGGcatattaaatatttggaagatattacagtataagaaaaaaaatttaggccttgtttacttgagtggatttaggagagaataatttaaaagatttgaagataattctttttattatttatttgaataaatttggagaTAACTGAAAgtagatttagaagtaaaatttgtgagaattagtgtaaaatttaatttatatgacagattaaaaaaatttacttccaaattcactctcacttatctctaaatctattcaaataaacaacaaaaaaatttaccatcaaatcctctcaattactctcctcaaatccactcaactGAACAAGACATTAAGAATCtgaaaaaaaactctaaaagtCTAACCTTGTAAAAATAAGACTATGTTTAGTTATTTGTAATTTCCTTTccaaaattctaattttggatctcattttataatgaataaaacTTTACCttcaattacataaataaatatttaaatatctaaaaataatttatgtaattaaaaataactttttaaacttctttaattttcaaattttataaatctaaatgtcacaaattttacttaaataaactatttaaatgtaactatttcattataattttaaaattaaacataaatgtaaACGTAAATATACACTCGTCAAATACACATCTGAATGATTCTTTTAAGATGGATTAACTGGGATAGACAATATAATTATGATCTTAACAAAACttatgacattatttttaacCCAACAACCTTAGGAAGTTTATGAATCttctttcaactttttcatttttacttagTGTAAGAGTTTGACTTAAAGTCATAAGAAAATGACGATGGAAAGAGTATGCCAGAAGAAATTACATTGTTCTGTGTATTGTGTGTAATGTGGTTTTGAGGAAAAGTGTAATTAGTGTATGCTAATTGGTGGATGTAATTTCCTCTGCTGGTTTTGAAACAACAATTTGGTCGGGCCCAGTTCATTAACATATATAGTGTGGCTGACAACCTTATAATGAGAAAAGAAATAGTACGtagaaaatttcaaagttgtatgaaaatgttattcattttttgctcaaatttataattatagtacattttcatttttacatttgaGTAGAACCGGTGAATCATTGAATATAATCTCAATCAtggatatataaaattttagataagttgaataacatattttattaatgactgTCCTGTGACAGTAAGAgcttttactttattatttcttttaagatagttattagatataaaatttgtttgttgtttagCGTTTTCTGCCTTCAGAATTTGGCATGGACCCTTCACTTATGGGGCATGCACTTGAACCGGGAAGAGTGACATTCGATGAGAAAATGACTGTACGGAAAGCAATTGAAGATGCCAACATCCCTTTCACTTACATCTCTGCTAACTGCTTTGCTGGCTATTTTGTTGCTAATCTGTCTCAAATGGGGACCCTTCTCCCTCCACGAGACAAGGTCATTCTCTATGGTGATGGCAATGTCAAAGGTACACAAAATTTTACTACAATACTAAAtctataatgttttttttttcttttcattatatgTGTTATTATGCACACTCTTGCTGTCATAGTGTATGAAACTTATTCATCATAGTTTAAGAAATTATGATCCATTCCCATGTGGTCTAACATTTTATACTAAAGAATATCCATTCACAATGCAGCTGTTTTCATGGATGAAGATGATGTTGCAACGTACGCAATCAAGACAATCGATGATCCTCGAACACTGAACAAGACTGTATACCTAAGACCACCAGAAAACATTCTCACTCAAAGACAGCTAATTGAGAAGTGGGAAAAGCTCATAGGGAAGCAACTAGAGAAGTCCAGCATAAATGAACAAGATTTTCTTGCTTCCATGAAAGGTAACAGTACACCCGGAAGAGAAAGTACTAAACTTTTTTGTAgtaattcttttatttcaacaaaaaatGACTTTGGTTAATTCCAGGTTTGGACTATGCATCACAAGTGGGAGTGGGGCATTTCTACCATCTTTTCTATGAAGGGTGTTTGACAAACTTTGAAAtaggagaaggtggagaagaaGCATCAGCACTTTATCCAGAGGTGAATTACACTCGCATGGATGAATACCTTAAAGTGTATGTGTGATGAGATTATAGGCATGAAAAAGTATAAGTTAGACCAACCAAAAAATTGGGAGCtggtttaataaaattattgaggAGAGAGATAACGATGACCTCACTTGCAAGAggttctattttttattttttttttctgttgaatGGTTTCTAATCATGTCTGCTGTAattgtgaaattttaattttcatctgAATTTCCGAATATACAAGAAAATGATGATCACCTCGATCATTGTTGATGTTCCAATTGGATACTATAACTTGTTGATGACTTGGTTGGTTGCTCCTATTATACTAAAACTTGGATACCATTGTTTATCAGagttattagagaaaaaaaaaatcaattcaacagGAAAGTTATACTAAAAGCACTTGGGATTTGTATCAAATTTTTGTCCAGTGGAAAATTGGTAATAAGGACTTAGCTCTAGAAAAGGAAGAGATAACAAGCTGTTTTGATATGCAACTTTAGTTGATAAAAGGGAGGTAGAAAATTATTGAGAATATCTAGGGAAAGGGgtatatatatcattcaatCTAATGGCTAACTTaaagtatgaaaattcaaaaaatttaccCCCTATATGAAATCATATTGACATCCATTTCAGCCCCACCAGAAGATATGAGATCATTGCTACCCTTAATGTTTAAGTCAAACTGTATTGAACCCCCTTCAATCTTTGGCTTTTGATTCCTATTTTGTTCTCTTCCTACTTCCTCATAATGGAAAGCTGAGCCATGGTTCTTATTATAAAAACCGGTCACTTCTATTATGTTTTCTTTGCTATCtttattcatattttccatGAAATTTGACAAAGCAGAGTTGAATTCAGTCAACTGAGCTCTTGATGCTTCAAGACTTGCTGATCCATCCAAGGAAAGGGTTCTCTGAGCTTTTTCTAACACTGCTTGCAAATACTTCCCTTGTGCCTCTATTCTCATCTGCAACTTCTTCTGTACCTATTGCCAACAAAGAAGTTTAACACAAGTGAATCAAGATTTTCTATAGCATCttacaaaaactttaatttagaaCTATGCAAGTTAAAACTGAGAAATACCTCGAGCTGCTCTTCCAATCTCTTTTGAACTTCAATCTGATTCCTCAGTGCTTCTGCTATTGGGGTTTCTCTATTTTAGATATGAAGATTAGTTAGGAAAAGGAGAAACCAAACAAGTGCAAGAAGTGAGTTGCATTTACACAAAGCTAAAAGGGCTAAATTTAGATGAGAATTTGGTTCGTAGAAACTATAGTTATGCATATGATCTGAAACATACCCCCCTTCATTATCACCTCTGTAAGTGGTGTTAGGCCCTGAAGAACGAGTGCTAAAATTTACAAACGAACATCCTAAAAACAAACAGAAACATGGCAAGAACATTATTACGTTACTATCAAACATTTCCAGATTTTTATGTTCTCTATTTAAGTAGTTTCTTAAGGTAAATCCACCAACAACTGTTCTAAACAATTTGTTAAAGAATTGCATAGTATACTCAGTGTTTGTCAAAACTTCAAACGGACTCACTACTGTTCTCTTTGTTCAGTTCCTCGTTTTGTTTTCGAGCCTGCTGTCCAAGTCTATACTTCtgcaaataaacaaaataaattatgactCCAAATAGTAATTCTTTGATGATGGTTAGGAGGAGAAAACCAAAAAATTCTCGTGAATTCCAAATATCATTCACATATAAATTCAGTATTTTCACTCCTTCATTTACACTACTTTGTTTCCATCTTTCTACAAGATTTTTGTATGGtactaaataattaatgatgatatcaaatcaaaataacatataCGTTGTCTTTTTCACTTCTCCATCTATTTTTCCTTCTACATTTTGTAAACGGTACCCTCATGATTGAAATCTAGTATATGCAAGTTAAGTCTAATTACCTGTAAATGGCTCTTCAAATGATACAGTGTCAGACCTTTCAACCCCATTAACCTCAGAACAGACTTGGGAGTGGCCTctgaacaaaa
Proteins encoded:
- the LOC106777876 gene encoding isoflavone reductase homolog is translated as MGKSKVLVVGGTGYVGRRIVKASLEQGHETYVLQRPDLGLDIDKLQMLLSFKKQGAHLVKASFSDHQSLVDAVKLVDVVICTMSGVHFRSHNLLLQLQLVEAIKVAGNVKRFLPSEFGMDPSLMGHALEPGRVTFDEKMTVRKAIEDANIPFTYISANCFAGYFVANLSQMGTLLPPRDKVILYGDGNVKAVFMDEDDVATYAIKTIDDPRTLNKTVYLRPPENILTQRQLIEKWEKLIGKQLEKSSINEQDFLASMKGLDYASQVGVGHFYHLFYEGCLTNFEIGEGGEEASALYPEVNYTRMDEYLKVYV
- the LOC106777877 gene encoding myb family transcription factor PHL11 — translated: MEGGGRESYNGVVMTMTRDPKPRLRWTADLHDRFVDAVTKLGGPDKATPKSVLRLMGLKGLTLYHLKSHLQKYRLGQQARKQNEELNKENSRCSFVNFSTRSSGPNTTYRGDNEGGETPIAEALRNQIEVQKRLEEQLEVQKKLQMRIEAQGKYLQAVLEKAQRTLSLDGSASLEASRAQLTEFNSALSNFMENMNKDSKENIIEVTGFYNKNHGSAFHYEEVGREQNRNQKPKIEGGSIQFDLNIKGSNDLISSGGAEMDVNMISYRG